One Brassica oleracea var. oleracea cultivar TO1000 unplaced genomic scaffold, BOL UnpScaffold01365, whole genome shotgun sequence genomic region harbors:
- the LOC106321263 gene encoding uncharacterized protein LOC106321263 translates to MSLHQEFATREELRDLVDKGVHSNCFEVDIKKSNPRVYILKCRGAGCRWYLRAAKLKNSVFFSIRTYRKMHTCSRGDASVMKKKKRGTPSLVASVVHSDYPGKYKTPDPKTLIDLVHNRLGVKVSYSTALSGKNKALSDLCGNPEESFARLPSYLYMLQRMNPDTITRLEVDEKNQFKYMFFALGACIEGFKAMRQVIIMDGTHLKGVYKEVLLIATAQDPDHHHYPLAFAVVDETKASSRKEVHEVYPLVIHGYCNYHLSNNVSGSCNNVNKKGVAKKIRNIAGIYSEVEFRKCYNDFRKMYHQAAEYIDDSVHETKWARCKFPGERYNIDTTNTVESINGVLKEPRKYALLTMLDVIVEKIT, encoded by the exons ATGAGTTTGCATCAAGAATTTGCGACTAGAGAAGAACTGAGGGATTTAGTGGACAAAGGTGTGCATTCCAATTGTTTTGAGGTTGATATAAAGAAGTCGAATCCTCGGGTTTACATATTGAAATGTCGTGGGGCTGGATGTAGATGGTATTTACGAGCTGCAAAGCTGAagaactctgtttttttctctatCAGAACGTATAGAAAGATGCATACGTGCTCTCGTGGAGATGCAAGtgtcatgaagaagaagaaaagaggcaCACCAAGCTTGGTCGCATCAGTGGTGCACTCTGATTATCCCGGCAAATACAAGACTCCGGATCCAAAGACTCTCATAGATTTGGTGCATAACAGACTGGGTGTTAAGGTTTCATATTCTACGGCTTTGAGTGGGAAAAATAAAGCTTTGAGTGATTTGTGTGGTAACCCAGAGGAGAGTTTTGCTAGGCTGCCATCTTACTTGTACATGTTACAAAGGATGAATCCTGATACCATTACACGATTAGAAGTGGATGAGAAGAACCAGTTTAAGTATATGTTCTTTGCGCTCGGAGCTTGCATCGAAGGGTTCAAGGCGATGAGGCAAGTGATAATAATGGATGGAACTCACCTGAAGGGTGTATACAAAGAAGTTCTTCTCATTGCCACTGCTCAGGATCcagatcatcatcattatcccCTTGCTTTTGCGGTAGTAGATG AAACcaaagcatcatcaagaaagGAAGTACACGAGGTTTACCCATTGGTGATCCATGGATATTGCAATTATCACTTATCTAATAATGTCAGCGGATCTTGCAACAATGTTAACAAGAAAGGGGttgccaaaaaaattagaaatattgcTGGTATTTACAGTGAGGTGGAGTTCAGAAAATGCTACAACGATTTTAGGAAAATGTATCATCAAGCGGCCGAGTATATAGATGACAGTGTTCATGAGACCAAATGGGCAAGATGTAAATTTCCGGGAGAAAGGTACAACATAGACACAACCAACACTGTTGAATCTATCAATggtgttttgaaggaaccaaggAAATATGCGTTGTTGACAATGCTTGATGTGATCGTGGAAAAGATAACATAA